In Flavivirga abyssicola, the following are encoded in one genomic region:
- a CDS encoding PorP/SprF family type IX secretion system membrane protein, whose translation MIRIQKLFIYMFLLVIANSYSQELHLPVLTQYLAENNFVVSPAYAGIGDNLKVRANGLTQWVGIKDAPQNQSIYADFRIADRSGIGVSFYNDSNGNTIQKGAKFSFAHHLILDYYAKMYLSFGISYNINSFRIDVDKFENNSQNPITNIPTDDRAITNNNFDVSALYRFKGFFMSFNANNILGKDFDFEETINAIEEPNLLLNYQIYSGYTFRGPKKSGLEYEPSIYYQLFSSDSRSSTDINFKFRKFNRKEDYYWAGISYRFLNDQFFKPLNIGPMIGFKKSIFYLGYAYQITTNNLSSFNSGTHMVTIGLDFLRGISNCPCTQSPVH comes from the coding sequence ATGATACGAATACAAAAATTATTTATATATATGTTTCTCTTGGTTATAGCTAACAGCTATAGCCAAGAGTTGCACTTACCTGTTTTAACACAATATTTGGCAGAAAATAATTTTGTAGTCTCTCCTGCATATGCAGGAATTGGAGATAATTTAAAGGTAAGGGCTAACGGATTAACACAGTGGGTTGGTATTAAGGATGCACCACAAAATCAATCCATTTATGCAGATTTTAGAATTGCAGATCGTTCTGGAATAGGCGTGTCTTTTTATAATGATAGTAATGGAAATACCATTCAAAAAGGTGCTAAATTTTCGTTTGCGCATCACCTTATTTTAGACTATTATGCTAAAATGTATTTATCATTTGGTATTTCTTATAACATTAATAGTTTTAGAATTGATGTTGATAAATTTGAAAACAACTCTCAAAATCCAATCACAAATATCCCAACGGACGATAGGGCAATTACAAATAACAACTTTGATGTTAGTGCCTTGTATAGGTTTAAAGGGTTTTTTATGAGCTTTAATGCTAATAATATTTTAGGTAAAGATTTTGATTTTGAGGAAACTATTAATGCTATAGAAGAGCCTAATTTACTTTTAAATTATCAAATTTATTCAGGATATACATTTAGAGGCCCAAAAAAGAGTGGTTTAGAATATGAGCCATCAATTTATTATCAATTATTCAGTAGTGATAGTAGATCAAGTACCGATATTAATTTTAAATTCAGAAAGTTTAATAGAAAAGAAGATTATTATTGGGCTGGGATATCCTATCGTTTTCTTAATGATCAGTTTTTTAAACCTTTAAATATAGGACCCATGATAGGTTTTAAGAAATCTATTTTCTATTTAGGATATGCGTATCAAATAACAACCAATAATTTGTCTAGTTTCAACTCAGGAACACATATGGTTACTATTGGATTAGACTTTTTACGAGGTATTAGTAACTGTCCATGTACACAAAGTCCAGTGCACTAA
- a CDS encoding carboxypeptidase-like regulatory domain-containing protein translates to MRNVIKIDIPKPCHENWNKMTPEEKGRHCKVCQKTVFDFTSQTDEYIVKTFTENSNVCGRFKSTQLKRDLVYSRKETNNYLSFLASGLFAILGFSSEYSYSQGRPKIVQLDTLQKDIQVNQNTINREKGNEIKGTIIDKSKTPLPDAVILIKGTTIGTVSDFDGNFSIKAKTGDILQVSYLGYKPKEIEINKKMPRVILLELEEVITGEIMTVVVGRAVGNSNYTCSPEELEKKRLNKLRRNNYFKFYKRQAKERKLKIKNGDIERSKLGAFFYNLFH, encoded by the coding sequence ATGAGAAACGTTATAAAGATAGACATACCAAAACCATGTCATGAGAATTGGAACAAAATGACTCCAGAAGAAAAAGGGAGGCATTGTAAGGTTTGCCAGAAAACAGTTTTTGACTTCACTTCGCAAACCGATGAATATATTGTTAAAACATTTACAGAAAACTCTAATGTTTGTGGTCGTTTTAAATCAACTCAATTAAAAAGAGACTTGGTTTATAGCAGAAAAGAAACTAATAATTATTTATCTTTTCTGGCATCTGGTCTATTTGCCATATTAGGGTTTTCCAGTGAATATTCATATTCACAAGGGCGACCAAAAATCGTACAATTAGATACTCTGCAAAAGGATATACAAGTTAATCAGAATACTATAAATAGGGAAAAAGGAAATGAAATTAAAGGGACTATAATCGATAAAAGTAAAACACCCTTACCAGACGCAGTAATTTTGATTAAAGGAACTACAATAGGCACTGTGAGCGATTTTGATGGTAATTTTTCTATTAAAGCTAAGACAGGAGACATATTACAGGTTAGCTATCTGGGATATAAGCCTAAAGAGATTGAAATTAATAAAAAAATGCCTCGTGTTATTTTACTGGAATTAGAAGAAGTCATTACGGGCGAAATTATGACCGTTGTAGTTGGTAGAGCAGTTGGAAACTCAAATTATACTTGTTCTCCAGAAGAGTTAGAGAAAAAACGATTAAACAAATTAAGAAGAAATAACTATTTTAAATTTTATAAAAGGCAAGCAAAGGAACGTAAGTTAAAAATTAAAAATGGAGACATAGAACGCTCTAAACTAGGGGCTTTTTTCTATAATTTATTCCATTAA
- a CDS encoding cytochrome d ubiquinol oxidase subunit II: MLYVVLFFLMVSLLLYVILAGADFGAGIVELFSTKKSQQITKKTVYRVMGPVWEANHIWIIILVVILWVGFPEFYNVLTVYLHIPLTLVLLGITMRGVAFVFRHYDAYKDKSQILYDWMFRISSFLTPIFLGMTAGGMLSGELIITQDYELFTFYELFINPWFNAFSILIGLFFAALCTFLTSILLIGEAERDDRRIYVKKARNATIVVILLGFIVLSYGFIYDIIFATGFLKNPYTISLVLLSAFLIFPLLKSIKQARKIMSRSLAGLQVILILIAAMVTHFPYFIITSNDKISILETASTNEVTNVLGISLIIGGLIILPGLFHLFKSFKMIKILEK; the protein is encoded by the coding sequence ATGTTATACGTAGTTTTATTCTTCTTAATGGTTTCATTACTATTATATGTTATACTGGCCGGTGCAGATTTTGGCGCAGGTATTGTTGAATTATTCTCAACTAAAAAGAGTCAGCAAATAACAAAAAAGACCGTATATCGGGTTATGGGACCTGTTTGGGAAGCAAACCATATATGGATTATCATTCTTGTTGTTATTCTATGGGTGGGGTTTCCAGAGTTTTATAATGTGCTTACTGTGTATTTACACATCCCTTTAACCTTGGTTTTATTAGGTATAACCATGAGAGGCGTTGCTTTTGTGTTTAGGCATTATGATGCTTATAAAGATAAATCTCAAATTTTATACGATTGGATGTTTAGAATATCGAGCTTTTTGACTCCTATTTTTCTGGGAATGACAGCTGGAGGCATGTTATCTGGTGAATTAATCATCACTCAAGATTATGAATTATTTACTTTTTATGAATTATTTATAAACCCCTGGTTTAATGCCTTTTCAATTTTAATTGGGCTGTTCTTTGCTGCTTTATGCACTTTTTTAACGTCCATATTATTAATAGGAGAAGCAGAAAGAGACGATAGACGTATATATGTAAAAAAAGCTCGGAATGCGACTATAGTCGTTATCTTATTGGGTTTTATAGTATTAAGTTACGGATTTATCTATGATATTATTTTTGCTACAGGTTTTTTAAAAAACCCTTATACGATTAGTTTAGTATTACTCTCTGCTTTTTTAATTTTTCCTTTATTAAAAAGTATAAAGCAAGCTCGGAAAATTATGAGCCGTTCTTTGGCTGGCTTACAGGTTATTTTGATTTTGATAGCTGCCATGGTAACTCACTTTCCTTATTTTATTATTACTTCCAATGATAAAATCAGTATTTTAGAAACTGCTTCAACGAATGAAGTTACTAATGTATTAGGCATCTCTTTAATTATTGGAGGATTAATAATTTTACCTGGGCTTTTTCATCTTTTTAAGTCTTTTAAAATGATAAAGATTTTAGAAAAATAG
- a CDS encoding cytochrome ubiquinol oxidase subunit I, with translation MDNLDASRLQMAFTLIFHIVFACIGMVMPFFMVVAHKKWLNTKNPVYLKLTKSWQKGVAIFFVIGAVSGTALSFELGLLWPEFMKHAGPIIGMPFSLEGAAFFVEAIALGFYLYGWGKISEKFHWFTGVIVGIAGVASGILVVSANGWMNAPSGFDYINGEFLNIDPVKALLNPAWFTQALHMVLAAFTATGFAVAGVHAYQVYKKRQTDLHKKAFKIAITFGAIAAILQPISGDLSAKDIAKRQPVKLAAMEAHYETKKGAPLYIGGIVDVEKKEVSYKIEIPKALSFLAFGDFNAEVKGLNDFPEDERPNVAIVHYAFQTMVGIGTLLLVVGLLFFISLKKKTWWLNNKFWLLFVLLAPMGFIALEAGWIVTEVGRQPWIIHNIMKTKDAVTPMPGMIYSFYMYITLYSILTVAVIWLMRRQIKSLNNSKLV, from the coding sequence ATGGATAATTTAGATGCCTCAAGATTACAAATGGCATTTACGCTTATTTTTCACATTGTATTTGCGTGTATAGGTATGGTAATGCCTTTTTTTATGGTTGTTGCTCATAAAAAATGGTTGAATACTAAAAACCCTGTTTATTTAAAACTCACTAAATCTTGGCAAAAAGGTGTCGCCATATTTTTTGTTATTGGGGCTGTTTCCGGTACTGCATTGTCTTTTGAATTAGGTTTATTGTGGCCTGAATTTATGAAACATGCTGGCCCTATAATTGGTATGCCTTTTTCTTTAGAAGGCGCTGCTTTTTTTGTAGAAGCCATAGCTCTAGGGTTTTATTTGTACGGTTGGGGAAAGATTTCTGAAAAATTCCATTGGTTTACAGGAGTTATTGTTGGTATTGCCGGCGTAGCTTCTGGTATTTTGGTGGTTTCTGCTAATGGATGGATGAATGCGCCTTCTGGTTTTGATTATATTAACGGTGAATTCTTAAACATTGACCCCGTAAAAGCTTTATTGAACCCTGCATGGTTTACCCAAGCCTTGCATATGGTTTTGGCTGCTTTTACTGCAACTGGTTTTGCTGTAGCTGGGGTACATGCTTATCAAGTTTATAAAAAAAGACAAACAGACCTTCATAAAAAAGCATTTAAAATAGCGATTACATTTGGCGCCATTGCTGCCATTTTACAGCCTATAAGCGGTGACCTTTCTGCAAAAGACATTGCTAAAAGACAACCTGTAAAATTGGCTGCCATGGAAGCGCATTATGAAACAAAAAAAGGTGCACCACTTTATATTGGTGGTATAGTAGATGTTGAGAAAAAGGAAGTCTCTTATAAAATAGAAATTCCTAAAGCCTTATCATTTCTTGCTTTTGGGGATTTTAATGCCGAAGTAAAAGGTTTGAATGATTTTCCAGAAGATGAACGCCCCAACGTGGCCATCGTTCATTATGCTTTTCAAACTATGGTTGGTATTGGTACTTTACTATTAGTTGTTGGGTTATTGTTTTTTATTAGTTTAAAAAAGAAAACGTGGTGGCTCAATAACAAGTTTTGGCTTTTATTTGTCCTGCTTGCTCCCATGGGTTTTATTGCTTTAGAAGCTGGTTGGATTGTTACAGAAGTGGGTAGGCAACCCTGGATTATTCACAACATAATGAAAACGAAAGATGCCGTTACTCCAATGCCTGGAATGATTTATAGTTTTTACATGTATATCACACTCTACAGTATACTAACAGTAGCAGTCATCTGGCTTATGAGACGACAAATAAAATCACTTAATAATTCAAAACTTGTTTAG
- a CDS encoding M16 family metallopeptidase: MIKLQIRVITLLFFIVSTAVHVFAQQSVTKNLELNSLIPLDQSIKKGVLPNGLTYYLKSTDVTKNVASYYIIQNVGSVLENDDQQGLAHFLEHMAFNGTKNFEGKGILNTMQKHGLVFGKDINAYTSFDETVYNINNIPTTPELIDTGLLVLHDWSNYLLLTDEEIDAERGVIKEEWRTRQSGGMRILQKNIGTMFNHSKYAKRLPIGLMDIVDNFEYKALRDFYHDWYRTDLQAIAIIGDIDVNQVEEKIKALFSKIPAVKEPKERFVVTIPDNDEMLYSMAMDEEVTTSGISFGIRHPKPLKEETVASLKASLLNNMITSMLSARITELSRKPEATFLSARIGYGGHSRSTKAFNITINPKPNQQHAAFKSVLTEVNRAVKFGFAKAEIERTITDFTSYYENQISKKDDMSHKRIVKLIQNDYLDNVAIADIEKEFEIVKSIFNTLKADEIHSALKKLYTDKNRFLTLTGVKDNNNLSKEDALNIISDVENDASIEAYTDEFGGKTLISGMTIKNGAITSEETNKALESTTFTLSNGIKVHYKYANKNANDVKLKALSKGGTSLLNDTDLPSTAILPNVVQYSGLGDYSSTDLPKVLAGKTANTSIGISGLSESISGSSVTKDTETMLQMVYLRFVKPRFDENGYDVIMQNVENYKIRRKENIAEKMKDSMTVTLYGTNSPKKRIFNDAFIKDISFDKIKAIYNDRFGNAADFEFFIVGDIEKEALKPLLERYVASIPTNDTKETWKDNSTPWLSGKIDKDIYLKMEDPKSSVRISYKNDYKYSLKNALIARALGDMLDLRYTETLREEEGGTYGASTNAGLSKRPLQKASISVNFDCNPDKVETLIAIVHEEINKMAEGHILQLDLDKTLTNYLKERKQQKDYNRYEMSLLTRYYREGYNMNDSKNFEDIVNNITIKDIQNFAKTLLKDAKSYEIVFKPKV, encoded by the coding sequence ATGATTAAACTACAAATTAGAGTAATTACACTTTTATTTTTCATTGTAAGTACAGCAGTTCACGTATTTGCACAACAAAGTGTAACTAAAAATCTGGAATTAAATAGCCTAATCCCTTTAGACCAAAGTATAAAAAAAGGTGTGCTTCCAAATGGATTAACCTATTATCTTAAAAGTACAGATGTTACTAAAAATGTAGCGAGTTATTATATTATTCAAAATGTAGGATCTGTTTTAGAGAATGATGACCAACAAGGATTGGCTCATTTTTTAGAACACATGGCATTTAATGGCACTAAAAACTTTGAAGGCAAAGGTATTTTAAATACGATGCAAAAACATGGATTAGTCTTTGGAAAAGATATTAATGCCTATACTTCCTTTGATGAAACAGTTTATAATATAAACAATATTCCCACAACCCCAGAGCTTATAGATACAGGCTTATTAGTATTACATGATTGGTCTAACTATTTATTGCTTACAGACGAGGAGATTGATGCAGAAAGAGGTGTTATTAAAGAGGAATGGCGTACCCGCCAAAGTGGAGGCATGCGAATTCTTCAGAAAAATATAGGTACGATGTTTAACCATTCAAAATATGCAAAGCGTTTACCAATTGGATTGATGGATATTGTTGATAATTTTGAATACAAAGCATTACGCGATTTCTACCATGATTGGTATAGAACCGATTTACAGGCCATCGCTATTATAGGGGATATAGATGTTAATCAGGTTGAAGAAAAAATTAAAGCATTATTCTCAAAGATTCCAGCCGTAAAAGAGCCTAAAGAACGGTTTGTTGTTACTATTCCAGATAATGATGAGATGCTATATTCTATGGCTATGGATGAAGAGGTTACGACCTCGGGTATAAGTTTTGGAATAAGACACCCAAAACCTTTAAAGGAAGAAACAGTAGCTAGCTTAAAAGCCTCTCTTTTAAATAACATGATAACAAGTATGTTATCTGCAAGAATTACTGAGCTTTCTAGAAAGCCTGAAGCCACTTTTTTAAGCGCACGAATAGGCTATGGAGGTCATTCTAGATCAACAAAGGCATTCAATATAACCATAAACCCGAAACCAAATCAACAACATGCAGCTTTTAAATCTGTTTTAACAGAAGTAAATAGGGCGGTGAAGTTTGGTTTTGCTAAAGCTGAGATTGAAAGAACCATTACAGATTTTACGAGCTATTATGAGAATCAGATTAGCAAAAAAGACGACATGTCTCATAAACGTATCGTTAAATTGATACAAAACGATTATTTAGATAATGTAGCCATTGCAGATATAGAAAAGGAATTTGAGATTGTTAAATCAATATTTAATACATTAAAAGCAGATGAAATTCATTCAGCACTTAAAAAATTATACACAGATAAGAACAGATTTTTAACGCTAACAGGAGTAAAAGATAATAATAATTTAAGTAAAGAAGACGCATTAAATATAATCAGTGATGTAGAAAATGATGCATCCATAGAAGCTTATACAGATGAGTTTGGAGGAAAAACATTAATTTCTGGTATGACAATAAAGAATGGTGCAATTACTTCAGAAGAAACCAATAAGGCTTTAGAATCGACAACATTCACTTTAAGTAATGGTATAAAAGTACATTACAAATATGCTAACAAAAATGCTAATGATGTAAAATTAAAAGCTTTGAGTAAAGGCGGTACATCCTTATTAAATGATACAGATCTACCTTCAACAGCTATATTACCTAATGTTGTTCAATACTCAGGTTTAGGAGATTATTCCTCTACAGATTTACCAAAAGTATTAGCAGGTAAAACGGCAAATACTTCTATTGGTATTTCAGGTTTATCAGAAAGTATCTCAGGGTCATCTGTAACAAAAGATACAGAAACGATGTTACAGATGGTATATCTTCGTTTTGTAAAACCCCGTTTCGATGAAAATGGATATGATGTCATCATGCAAAATGTAGAAAACTACAAAATAAGAAGAAAGGAGAATATTGCTGAGAAAATGAAGGATAGTATGACTGTTACTTTGTATGGGACTAACAGTCCAAAGAAGCGTATATTTAATGATGCTTTTATTAAGGATATTTCTTTTGATAAAATAAAGGCGATCTATAATGATAGATTTGGTAATGCAGCAGATTTTGAGTTTTTTATTGTAGGAGATATAGAAAAAGAGGCTTTAAAGCCTTTGTTAGAAAGATACGTAGCAAGTATACCTACAAACGATACAAAAGAAACCTGGAAAGATAATTCTACGCCTTGGTTAAGTGGGAAAATAGATAAAGATATTTATCTAAAAATGGAAGACCCAAAAAGTTCTGTAAGGATTTCATATAAAAATGACTATAAATATAGTTTGAAAAATGCGTTGATAGCTCGTGCATTAGGAGATATGTTGGATTTAAGATATACCGAAACTTTAAGAGAAGAAGAAGGCGGAACATATGGAGCCAGTACGAATGCTGGCTTGTCTAAACGACCATTACAAAAAGCATCTATCTCTGTTAATTTTGATTGCAATCCAGATAAGGTAGAAACCTTAATAGCGATAGTACATGAAGAAATAAATAAAATGGCAGAAGGACATATTCTTCAGTTAGATTTAGATAAAACATTAACTAATTATTTAAAGGAGAGAAAGCAACAAAAAGATTATAATAGATATGAAATGAGTTTGTTAACGCGTTATTATCGTGAAGGTTACAATATGAATGATTCAAAGAATTTTGAAGATATTGTCAATAATATTACGATAAAAGATATTCAAAACTTTGCTAAAACACTTTTAAAAGATGCAAAATCTTATGAAATTGTATTCAAGCCTAAAGTTTAA
- a CDS encoding protein-disulfide reductase DsbD family protein, whose translation MKKIILLLALFSLTIGNSQVFDPVKWSTSVEKISDTEYKLISKASIEPGWHLYSQDVPEGGPIATAFTFDEANGAFKSIGNTTEEEGHTVNDPIFEMKIKFFENKAAFEQKIEVLGDKKTVNATVEFMVCDDTRCLPPKEVDLVFNLPTLTKSEPKAVEEKPAITEAHSDTSSSESELKDVKTETGKPASNSGSKKGLWTIFFIAFLSGFAALLTPCVFPMIPMTVSFFTKQSKNKAAGIRNAIIYGVSIMVIYVLLGVIVSLIFGPDALNALSTNVWFNIAFFLLLIIFAVSFLGAFEIMLPNSWANKVDSQADRGGLVGIFFMALALAIVSFSCTGPIVGTLLVEAAAGGSQVGPIVGMLGFSLAIALPFALFAAFPGWLNSLPKSGGWLNTVKVVLGFLELALAFKFLSNADLVLQLHWLEREVFIAIWIAIFGALAFYLFGKIQLPHDSPLTHISVGRLCLGLLTLSFTIYMIPGLWGAPLNLISAFPPPQHYSESPYGVGFNKVGSGGSADNHIEVPEGAHLMPPHNILAFNDYDKGLAYAKKIGKPVMIDFTGHACVNCRKMEQNVWVKPKVLDILKNDVVLISLYVDDKRKLKASEVIDSKLRPGKKLKYIGQKWSELQTIKYKTNSQPFYVLMDHNEGNLIDPVAYTPDVDEYYTWLKAGVSKFK comes from the coding sequence ATGAAAAAAATTATTCTACTATTAGCCTTATTTTCTTTAACTATAGGGAACTCTCAAGTTTTTGATCCAGTTAAGTGGTCAACCTCTGTAGAGAAAATATCTGATACCGAATATAAGTTAATTTCTAAAGCAAGCATAGAGCCGGGTTGGCACCTATATTCTCAAGATGTACCTGAAGGAGGACCAATAGCTACAGCCTTTACTTTTGATGAAGCAAATGGTGCTTTTAAGTCTATAGGCAATACTACAGAAGAAGAAGGACATACTGTGAATGATCCTATTTTTGAAATGAAAATTAAGTTTTTTGAGAATAAAGCTGCTTTTGAACAAAAAATAGAGGTTTTAGGGGATAAAAAAACAGTGAATGCAACTGTTGAGTTTATGGTATGTGATGACACGAGATGTCTACCACCTAAAGAGGTTGATTTGGTTTTTAATTTACCAACTTTAACCAAATCGGAACCAAAAGCAGTTGAAGAAAAGCCTGCAATTACAGAAGCGCACTCAGACACATCTTCTTCAGAATCAGAATTAAAAGACGTAAAAACAGAGACCGGTAAACCAGCTTCAAATTCAGGATCAAAGAAAGGGCTTTGGACAATATTTTTTATTGCTTTTTTATCTGGATTCGCAGCATTGTTAACACCATGCGTGTTTCCTATGATTCCAATGACGGTAAGTTTCTTTACCAAGCAAAGCAAAAATAAAGCAGCAGGAATTAGAAATGCTATTATTTATGGTGTTTCAATTATGGTTATTTACGTATTGCTAGGCGTTATAGTTAGTTTAATTTTTGGCCCCGATGCACTTAATGCTTTATCAACGAATGTTTGGTTTAATATTGCTTTCTTCTTACTGTTAATAATATTTGCAGTATCCTTTTTAGGAGCTTTTGAGATTATGCTTCCTAATTCTTGGGCAAACAAAGTGGATAGTCAGGCAGACAGAGGCGGCCTAGTTGGTATTTTCTTTATGGCTTTGGCCTTAGCTATAGTATCTTTTTCTTGTACAGGACCTATAGTAGGAACATTACTTGTTGAAGCAGCAGCTGGAGGTAGTCAGGTAGGACCTATTGTTGGAATGTTAGGGTTTTCACTTGCTATAGCCTTACCTTTTGCACTATTTGCTGCATTTCCGGGCTGGTTAAATTCATTACCAAAATCTGGAGGCTGGTTAAATACAGTAAAAGTGGTTTTAGGGTTTTTAGAACTTGCTTTAGCATTTAAATTCTTGTCAAATGCCGATTTGGTATTACAATTGCATTGGTTAGAACGTGAAGTATTTATAGCCATTTGGATTGCTATATTTGGAGCGTTAGCTTTCTATCTTTTTGGAAAAATACAGTTACCACATGACTCTCCTTTAACCCATATTTCGGTTGGACGGTTATGTCTTGGTCTTTTAACACTCTCATTTACTATTTATATGATTCCAGGACTTTGGGGAGCGCCTTTAAACTTAATTAGTGCTTTCCCGCCACCACAACATTATAGTGAATCTCCATACGGTGTTGGATTTAACAAAGTTGGTTCTGGTGGTTCTGCAGATAATCATATAGAGGTTCCAGAAGGTGCCCACCTTATGCCACCTCATAATATCTTAGCTTTTAATGATTATGATAAGGGCTTGGCATATGCTAAAAAAATAGGAAAACCTGTTATGATTGACTTTACAGGACATGCTTGTGTGAATTGTAGAAAAATGGAACAAAACGTTTGGGTAAAACCTAAAGTGTTGGACATTCTTAAAAACGATGTGGTTCTTATTTCATTATATGTGGATGACAAGCGTAAATTAAAAGCCAGTGAAGTTATTGATTCTAAGTTACGACCAGGTAAAAAATTAAAGTATATAGGACAGAAATGGAGTGAATTACAAACCATTAAATATAAAACGAATTCTCAACCGTTTTATGTTCTTATGGATCATAATGAAGGCAATCTAATAGATCCTGTGGCGTATACACCAGATGTTGATGAATACTACACATGGCTAAAAGCAGGGGTTTCTAAGTTCAAATAA
- a CDS encoding aminotransferase class V-fold PLP-dependent enzyme, with translation MIKTIKNKLTPKSKDNDSSLEDYFKPFRNNIVGVNESFESPYGKQKIIYADWTASGRLYKPIEQKLLNQIGPFVANTHTETSITGSAMTLAYHDARNIIKKHVNASNEDVLITVGTGMTGAINKFQRILGLKLNENLKEHTVVPEALRPIIFVSHMEHHSNQTSWLETIARVEVIPSNEAGLPCAKNLEKLIAKYKDCPIKIAAITGCSNVTGIRTNYHEVAKIMHQNNGLCFVDFACSAPYVDINMHPEDEDMYLDAITFSPHKFLGGPGASGVLIFNKKLYKNLVPDNPGGGTVSYTNPWGDHDYIDDIETREDGGTPGFLQAIKIALSIQLKEKMGVQNILDREHELNAIIFEKLGAIENLTILAPEHTDRLGVFSFYIEDAHYNLIVKLLNDRFGVQTRGGCSCAGTYGHYLLNVDEPTSKSIEQKILEGCLIERPGWIRMSIHPTMTNDDIHFICDAIKEVAKHYEAWGKDYEYNAIKNEFIHKGNYNIEKEITKDWFNL, from the coding sequence ATGATAAAGACTATAAAGAATAAACTAACTCCTAAGTCTAAAGATAATGATTCAAGCCTAGAAGACTATTTTAAACCCTTTCGAAATAATATAGTTGGTGTAAACGAATCTTTTGAATCTCCTTATGGAAAGCAGAAAATTATTTATGCCGATTGGACAGCTAGTGGGCGACTATATAAGCCTATAGAACAAAAATTACTTAATCAAATAGGGCCTTTTGTAGCTAATACGCATACAGAAACATCTATAACTGGTTCTGCAATGACATTGGCTTATCATGATGCTAGAAATATCATTAAAAAGCATGTAAATGCTTCAAATGAAGATGTGCTTATAACAGTTGGCACAGGTATGACAGGAGCCATTAATAAGTTTCAACGTATTTTAGGTTTAAAACTAAATGAGAACTTAAAAGAACATACAGTTGTTCCAGAGGCTTTAAGACCTATCATTTTTGTGTCGCATATGGAGCATCATTCTAACCAAACATCCTGGTTAGAAACGATTGCACGCGTTGAAGTGATCCCTTCGAATGAGGCGGGTTTACCATGTGCAAAAAATTTAGAAAAGCTTATTGCTAAGTATAAAGATTGTCCAATAAAAATAGCAGCTATTACTGGCTGTTCTAACGTAACTGGTATTAGAACCAATTACCATGAAGTCGCAAAAATTATGCATCAGAATAATGGCTTGTGCTTTGTGGATTTTGCATGTTCGGCACCTTATGTAGATATTAATATGCATCCAGAAGATGAAGACATGTATTTAGATGCTATTACATTTTCCCCTCATAAATTCTTGGGAGGTCCTGGGGCTTCAGGCGTATTAATTTTTAATAAAAAATTATATAAAAATTTAGTGCCAGACAATCCAGGAGGTGGTACGGTATCTTACACTAATCCTTGGGGAGACCATGATTATATAGATGATATAGAAACTAGAGAAGACGGTGGAACACCAGGGTTTTTACAGGCTATAAAAATTGCACTATCCATCCAACTTAAAGAGAAAATGGGGGTACAAAATATCCTGGATAGAGAACATGAGTTGAATGCTATCATTTTTGAAAAACTGGGAGCCATAGAAAATCTAACAATACTGGCACCAGAGCATACAGATAGGCTAGGGGTGTTCTCTTTTTATATTGAAGACGCACATTACAATTTAATTGTTAAACTATTAAATGACCGTTTTGGGGTACAAACCAGAGGAGGATGCTCTTGTGCAGGAACCTATGGACATTATTTATTAAATGTAGACGAGCCAACATCTAAGTCTATAGAACAAAAAATATTGGAAGGCTGTTTGATAGAGCGACCAGGTTGGATAAGAATGTCTATTCACCCTACTATGACTAATGATGACATCCACTTTATTTGTGACGCTATTAAAGAGGTTGCTAAGCATTATGAGGCTTGGGGAAAAGATTATGAATACAACGCTATAAAAAATGAGTTTATTCATAAAGGAAATTACAATATCGAAAAAGAAATAACCAAAGATTGGTTTAATTTATAG